A stretch of DNA from Nitrosopumilus zosterae:
ATGCATTCATACCAACAATAATCGAGTTTTGAGGCATAAGTAACGAGTAATTAGTTGGCGAATCAAGAGAGAAAGTCCATACTCTTCCTTCTTTTGAAATTAAATCATGAATATCATAATCAATTGTAATAGAAGATGAGCCAAAAGTATCGATGGTTACTTTATCATCAACAATTTCACTAGATAACAAAAAGCCATTTTCGCTAACCGCTACAAAATTGTCAATTGATGGACCAAATAATTTAATCTCAAAATCTGGATTTAATGGATCTACATCCAAATTAGATGATACATGTACTGAACCATCTGAATAAAGAATAAGATCAAGAGTTCGAGTAGAGCTGAATGAGGTCTGAATAGGCATCGCAAGCGCAACAACGATAAAGCTAGCTATTATCAAAGGTGCTTTTACCATTGTTTCGATGATACCCTCAGTCCTTACAAAAAGCATTCCATCTTCTCGAAGAAACTCTTTCCTATGAATTGGTACGATTTCTGGATTCAATGGATTCAATACCTCAGATTCATGCTTTCTACTAATCCCTGAAACCTCTTAAATTCCTGGAAAAATTGAAGTCCTTTTTCGGTAATCAAAAAGACCCTATTCCTATCATTTTTGACGGATTCTACTAAGCCGGCTTCTACCAGTTTCTCACATTTGTCTAGTACTGCATAGTGAGATAGGTTGGCTTTACGAGAGATTGCAGATACAATGATTCCACTACGACCGCCATCGGCGGTAACGTCTAAGATATCACCCATTATGCCCATTTCGGACCTGTATTGTTGTTTTGACATGCATTAGTATACAACTACTTAGTTTATGAGGGACATTTTGAAACTTCATAGCGGAACACAAAGCGGAACGCTCATTCCAGTGAAAAAAATGATAATTTTTATCAAAATTTGATGCGATGAGGAAAAATAGGGTAAAACTCATGCCTGAAAAAATGATTATCCAAGTTGGAATTTCTGAAAAAATTCTAGTTTTACATGACTTGATAAAAATGATTTAGTTTTCAGATATTTTTGGAAAATTTATTAAAATTTTGTATATAAAGAACAGGATGTTTCCTAGCCGTTCCTAAACTATCATGTTAGTAATGATTACTCAATGGTAAAAATCCAAAAAAGAACCATTAGAGGAATAATCATCCTTTTGATGCTTTTTGCTTCACCATTATCTGTAAACTATTCGTTTGCTGAATCAGAAGACAGTCAAGAGGAAAAGGTAAAAGTTTCAAAAACCATTAAAAAAGATAGACTTTGGGCAATTCTAACTGAAAAAGTAGTTGATGGGAAGTTAGAACTGCAGCGTTATGCTTTACCTGCTAATCTTTCAGAAGAGGATTTACAGAGAATGCCCATTAAAGACCAAACATCTGGTTGGGCATATGTAAACTATAAGGCATTTCACTCTGGAATTGTACTTTTTGATGGAAAAGCATCAAAAGTTGGAGACAATTTATGGAAGATTTCAGGAAAAAGTGAATTAAATCTTGAAGAAAGAAAGTTTGACTTAGAAATAAGTGGAAAATCTAATGATTCACATGATGTAATACATGAAATAGTCTCAGATGAGGATTTCAGTTACAAAGTAATATTTTCTGGAAAAATAACAGAAACCGATGAGGAAAATGAGTTTGCTATTTCTTTTCTTATCTCAGGTTTAAAAAATATTGAGACAGAACAAAATATCAAGCTTTTACAGATTGGAGAATTAAGCATTAATTCAGAAGAATCTAATAGTTTTACTCAAGAATTTAGAAACTCAATATCGGTGAAATAATCACCATTTTTTTCTTTAATTGAATAAAAATCATTCACAAGGTCAGCTTTGAGATTCATAATAACTTTTTATTCCCATTTTGAAAAGAAAATCATAAAATGTTTGATAAATTCAAAAATGAAGGAGGAGAAATGGTAAAAGAAAATGTCAATTCAGAAGAATCTGTAGAAGCAGATTCAACAATTGAATCTACTAGTGAGATTGGAATTGGAGAGTTGATGGGTAAACGTGCAAAATTAGAAGAGGCAATAGATTATGTAGGTTTAATGATTAAAAATCTTAAAGACAAGAGAACTTTACTTGAAAAGGACATTGAGGAAGAATCTGTAGACATCAAAAATCTTAAAGAAAAGTTACAAAAAGTCAGTGAATACATAGACGAGGAAAATAGAGGAATTCATGAGCTTACAAAAAAGAGACAGCAGGTAGAAAATGAGGCAGATGAGGTAGGTTCGATTATCAATACTTTAAGAGAGAAACTCTCAGGTGTGGATAAAGTAATTGATGATGAAGGCAATAGGGTTAAGAGAATTAAAGAATCTAGAGAATCATTAACTGATTAAAAAAATTTGTTCAGTAGAATTTTGTGCTAGTTGCTTCTTTAGTATTTGTAGGAACTGAAGGGAACATTTGACCAGTTGAACTTTCTGCAACAGCTGCAGCCTCTTTTAATATACTCTCAGATTCTGCATTAGTGGTTGCATCCATTCCAAATGCTGCATCACCTGAGAAACTTTCAGTCATGAATCCACCTAACATTTCTGCCATTTGGCCAATTTCTTGTTCAGCTCCTGGCATTATTTTTCCTAATGATGATTTTAGATTTTTCATTAACCCCATTGTTGGCATGATTGCTACAACTGTGTCTCCAAGATCACTACAGGTAGTTAATCTCAATTCAATTTGTTCCAATGCTATTCTGGCACTACTTAAAATTTTTGTAACTTTTCGTACCTCTGCTAATTCATTTCCTAAAACTTTTGAAGTCTGAGTATCATGTTTTTGTGTTGCATCTACAATTCTTTGAAATAGTTTTGCATCACGTTCTTGTAAATTTGTTAACATTGAATCTAATTTTCTAATTTGATTTTGTAATTTTTTAATACCTTCTTGGACTCTTGGTTTTAATGCACCTTTTGGTTTAATAGTATCATTAATTTTTTCAGATATACTAGGCTGTGGTTGTTTTGACCAATCTTTAGTTAAGTTAGGCATAATTTCAATAATAGAATATGTACTTAATCTCAAGAGTAAATAATGCTTAACAGTACATTAAATTTTACTAGCTAAACTAAACAGTAGAAATAGGATCTTGTCATCAGGTTCATATTTTTGATAGGTCATTTTGGAAATCAATGACTTAAATCTGTCATTAATAAAGTCATAATTCCTTTTATAGTAAGTATTTTAATAATTGATTTTGGATTTGATTTAATGAACAAAAAAATTATTGTGATTCCCATAGTAGCTTTAATTGTAGTTTTTGTAGTAAATTTTTCATTAGAACAACCTGAGAGGGAGGGAAATACGGTGTTTCATGTAACTCTTGCAGATCCTAATCTTTATTCGAATGGAGTTTATTCTGATTCATTTGTTTTGGATGAAGGTCAATACTCATTTAGATTTGTTCCAAATGGAAGCAGTCCAGAAATTTTATCAATTTCATTAAATGGAGAGAGTTTTAATTTTATTGAAGATTTTAAGCTTGAAAGCACATCACATCAAACAGGAATTTCCGAATATTTTACCTGGAAATATACTGGAAAAGAAATACTTGAAATTTCTGAAAAACAAGAAATTTCTATCATCATTAATCCAAATGGAAAAATTATGGGTTCTGTATCTGTGTATATCTTACAAAATTAAGAGGCGTAAACCCCTTTACTGCAGAACTCTGAGAGATTTCCTCTCTTTCTCAGATGCTAAATATCTGATTACCTTTTTTGTTCTGCGGGGTTACGCTGTTTTAGTCGATAGAATTTATATCTATTGACATTATAATATATACAAACTCTAAGTATTTAAAATTTTATATGAAATATTATAAAAACATAGATAGTTTTTTAAAAAAAATTATACCTAATTATGTGTTAATGGAGGTATAAATTACGATTTTTCAATTAAAAACTATTGAAATTATCTGGTAAAGTTGCAATAGTTACTGGCGGAAGTCGGGGTATAGGTTTTGCTACTGCAAGAATTTTATCTGAAAATGGTGCAACAGTAGTTCTAACAGCAAAAAATCAAGAAAGATTAGAAAAGGCATCATCCGAAATTCCAAATTCATTAGGAATAGCTGCAGATATCAAAAACAAAAATGATGTAAAAAATGTAGTGAGTAAAACAGTTGCAAAGTTTGGGCAAATAGATATTCTTGTAAATAATGCTGGAATTTTTCCAAAAATTAAGGAATTACATATGATTGATGAGGATGAATGGAATGAGATTTTGGACGTTAATCTTACAGGACAATTTAGATTTACTAAGGAAGCAATTCCATATCTACAGAAGACATCTGGTTCAATAATTAACATTTCATCTGATGCAGGATTGAAGGCATATCAGGGATTTAATGCGGATGCATATTCTGCAACAAAAGCCGCATTGATTTTGCTGACAAAGTGTTGGGCATTAGAATATGCTAAAGATAAGATCCGAGTAAATTGTATTTGTCCAGGAGTAGTTGATACAGATATGACAAAACCATTTTTGAAAACTCAAAAAGATAAAGAATTCATGGATAATGAACATCCAATAGGTAGAATTGGTCAGCCAGAAGAAGTAGGAAAGGCAGTTTTGTATTTTGCATCAGATGATGCGTCTTGGACTACAGGGGCAATTCTTGCTGTAGACGGAGGAGAATCAATAAAATGAATGCATATGAATTTAATACGACTTAGGAGAACAAAAAATGATGAAAAATAAAAAATCAAAAGCTAAATTGATAATATTATTAGGAGTTATTTGGGTGCTAATTACATTACCTCTTCCATGGATAGTGAATAATTCAGAAGTTTCAGAATCTCAATTCAATACTATTCTTGGAATAATTGGAATTATGTCAATACCATTTATTGTTCTAGGAGTTGCATGGACGTTAAAACCAGAACTTACAACTTAGGTAATTTCAATTGAAAGATATTCCAATAATTGATAAAATTCCTGAATTAGAAATTGCTATCAAGGCTGTAGAAGATGCTGGAAAAGCTATTTTGGAAATTTATCAAGGAAATTTTGAATCATTTACAAAAAGTGATGACTCCCCAATTACTGAGGCAGATATTAAAAGTAATAATATCATTAAAGAGATTCTTTCACAAACAAAATATCCAATTTTATCTGAAGAAGACAAGGACGATCTTAGTAGACTATCAAAAGATATGATATGGATAGTGGATCCACTTGATGGAACTTCTGATTTTATTGATAAAACAGGCGAATTCACTGTTATGATTGGATTAATTAAAAATAAAAAACCAATTCTTGGGATAATTGGTTGGCCAACAGAAAAAACGATATTTGTTGCACAAAAAGGAAGTGGGGCATTTAGATATTCAAATGGTGAATGGAAGAAAATTACTGTAACAAAAGTTGCAGATATTTCGAAATGCAGAACTGTTGGATCAAGACATCATTTGTCTGATAAAGAAAAAGCATTCATCAAAAAATTAGGTATTGAAGATTTTACAAGTATCGGTAGTTCATTAAAAGTAGGAAAAATTAGCTCAGGTGAAGCTGAGGCATATATTACAACTACAAATAAAATGAAAGAGTGGGATTCTGCAGCTTCTTATTGTATTATTTCTGAAGCTGGAGGAAAAATGACAGATATGTTAGGAAATGATATCACGTACAATAACAAAGAAGTTAATCATCAAAATGGAATTTTAGTAACAAATGGACTAATTCATGATAAAATTATTGATGAATTTAAAAAATTAGAGTAGGTTTCTTTCTTTAAGAAAGTCCTTTACTTTGTTTGCACTGTCTGAAAGAGGTTCATTTTCTGTATCAATTACTAAATCTGCCTTTTCTGGAGCTTCATAAGGATCATCAATTCCGGTAAAACCTTTGATTTCTCCTTTTCTTGCCTTGGCATACATACCTTTGACATCTCTTTCCTCACATTTTGCAAGTGAACATTTCACATAAACTTCTGCAAATTGATTTCCGGCATTAATTATTTCTCTAGCATTTTTTCGGTTTTCAGAATACGGAGAAACTAGTGATACCACGCTTGGAACACCATGATTTAACAAAAGTTTTGCCAGGTGAGCTACTTTTTTGTTATGTTCATCTCTGCCTGCCTTTGAAAAATCTTTTGGGGAGAACCATTCTCTCAATTCATCTCCGTCAAGCATTGCCAAATTTGGAATATCTTTTTGCAAGTCTTTTACGATGGTGGTCTTTCCTGAACAAGGAAGGCCTGTCATCCAAAGAACAAAAGGTTTCATAAACAAAAATATCTAAACAACCCATAAAGAGCTTACGTTAATTTAGCCCACGGTTGATTTTCTAAATAATCAATCTCTGCAATCATCTCATCTACTTTTTTTACTATAGCAAATACTGATCTGTATTGTTCATACATTTCAATTTCTTCTTCTTGAGATAAGACATTTGCTTCTGCGTCATCAAAAAATTTATTTTCTTTGGTGAGATGATCATTTAAGAAAATGGCATACGTCCTCAAGTATCTCGATACAGGCTCTTGTGCATCTTCCCCTTCTTTCCATCTTTTTAGATGATGTGATATTTGTCTAGCAATGTTTCTTCCAAATTCGTGTTCTATCATAAATTTTCTAATTTCTTCTTTTAGAGAATCATAACTTGCAACACATGGAAAATACGAATCTTCTTCTCTTGAGTGATGGATAGAATCAATAAATTCTGAAATTATCATGGTAATTTTTGTTAGGTCTGAAAAGGGAATTTTTGTTCCTTTATAGAGTTCTTCAGAACATTTTAGAACTATCTTCTCTAGACGACGAACTTGATCATGATCAGCACGTAGTTGATTTGTAGCACTCAAGTAAGATAAGTACAATAAATGCTGATTTAATGTGTATCTAAAATCAATCAAGGAGCTAAATTTATCAAATAAATCTGATTTAACTTCCCTCTAGAAATATTTAGATTCAGACATATAATGAGTTTCATAGTTTTGTCTGTATTGCAGTTGTTTAGAGGACAAATTGATGGATTGGAAACATTGTTTAATTTTGATTCAAGTTCGATTTTAACTAAAATTACAGAGTTACAAAGTTCTATAGCAGCGTTATCTATTCAGGATGGTCCAATTGCTTCAGCACATGTAATTTTACTTGCAGCAGGTGTTGTTATTTTTCTAGGAGTTGCAGGTGAGGCGTTCTTTAAAAAAACAGGAATTCCCGATGTTGCATTTTTAATGATTCTTGGAGTAATTATAGGTCCAGTATTTGGTTTAATTCAACCAGAAGCAGTAATCCAAGTTGTTCCATACTTTGCGGCACTAGCACTAATTATTATCATGTTTGATGGAGGATTAAATCTAGACATCAAACATGTTATAAGAACTGCTCATTTCTCAGTTACATTAGCAATTTTAGGTTTTATTTTATCTGTTGCAATAATCACATTTGCTGCTCATTTTGCCTTGGGTTGGTTATGGTTAGAAAGTATTTTGTTAGGTTCAATTGTTGGCGGAAGCAGTTCTGCTATTGTTTTTGGCCTTGTCAGAAATATCAAAATTTCTGAAGAGACAAAGTCTATGTTAAGTTTTGAATCTGCGCTAACAGATATCTTAGCTACAATTATTGCATTCATATTATTTGAAGCAGTACTTGTAGGACATTTTGATCTGCAAACATTAGAAGAAACGCTTGGAAGAGCAGTTGTTGTGGGTTTGGTGCTTGGGTTTGGTGTAGGAATTCCTTGGATGTATGTTTCAACAAAGCTTGGAAATGCTCAACATGCATACATGCTAACATTAGGTGTTTTGTTTGTTTTATTTTTCTTGGCAAATTCATTTGGGGAATCCGGAGCTTTGACAGCGTTAGTATTTGGTTTAATGATTGGAAACAAAAGACATCTTTCAAAAATACTCAGATTTAAGCTACCAAAAATTGAGATGGATGATCCAACACATAATCAACTTACATTTTTGGTAAGATCATTCTTTTTTGTATTTGTAGGATTGATGGCAAGTTTTGGACAAGTAGAGTATCTTATCTTTGGTGTTCTAATTACAATTGTAATTTATTTTGGAAGAATGTTTGTTGGCAAAATAACCCTAACCAAGAAATTCTCGTTATTAGACAAGGCAGTTACAAATGCGATGATACCAAGAGGACTGGCAGCTGCAGTACTCGCTACATATCCAATTACGATGGGAATATCAAATGCAGAAGCATATCCACAGCTTGTTTTCTTTATCATCTTATCATCAGTGATAATTACAACAATAGGATTGGGAAAATCAAAGAAGATTCCTCCTCCCGAATCAGTGGAAGGTGGTTTTGTTAAACCAACTAAAGGAGATTCGGATGAAGGCATATTTACTGACGATCATATAGATAAATCAGTTGGAGGTGGTTTTGTTAAACCAACTGAAGATTCTCAAAAATAGATCACAGATCTAATGATTCTTTGAGGCCTTTGTATCTATTTCTAATAGTTACTTCAGTTACATTTGCAGCTTCCGCAATATCACGCTGAGTCTTGTCCTCACCATTTTTTACACAAGATAGATACAATGCAGCAGCTGCCAACCCCATAGGATCTTTTCCAGCTGATACTTCATTGTCTTGAGCCATTTTTAGCACCTTTGTCGCATATCTTTTTGTTTTCTCTGCAATTCCAATTCTGCTTGCAATTCTTGCAACACATTGAATTGAATCAGTTACTGGCATCTTCAAGTCAAGCTCTTTGACTAGCAATCTGTAACATCTTGCAATATCTTTTCTTTTGATGTTTGCTGCTTGCTCTACATCTTTGAGATTTCTTGGAGTTTCAGTATCTCTGCATGCAGCATAAAGAGCAGATGCCATCAAAGCTGAAATCGAGCGACCTCGAACTAGACCTTTCTCGAGTGCTTTTCTATAAATGTAGGCTGCTTTTTCAATAACTGCATCAGATATTGCTAGTTTGTCTTTTAGTCTGTTTAATTCGCTAAATGCCTGTCGGAAATTTCTGTCAACTGGTTCATGAACTTGACTTCTACTATCCCAAGTTCTGAGTCTTTCAATAGTACTTTTCATTGATGCTGTTAGAGGTCTACCTGATGCATCTTTGTTTATAGGATTAATTATTGTTGCAAGACCCATGTCATGCATTGTTAGTGATGTTGGAGCACCGGCTCTTGCCTTGTTTCCTCCTTCATCTTGGGTAAAGGATCTCCATTCAGGTCCTGCTTCTTGCAGTTTTTCAGTAATTACAAATCCGCACTTTGAGCAAAACATTTCTCCCGATTCATTATCAGTAACTAGTTTTCCTTGTGCACATCGTGGACATAGATCCTTGCCTTTACTTACCATGATTATTTCAGGAATCCTCTTTTTTATGGTATTTATGAATCAACAAGTTTTTTCTTCAAATTTCATGCCAAAAATGAGGCTAACAATAATACTGAATAGTCATTATTGAATTAAAGTAAGAGTATGAAGTTTCTTTGGTTGATTCCATTGGTAATCGGAGTCTTTGTTTTGGTTCCAGATATTGATGCAGAAACTATTACACGGAATCTAGAAGGCGGGATGGATATTCAAATTACATATCCTGAAGAGATAGTAGTAGGTAGAGAAGGTGTTATTTCTATTTTAGTTAAAAACAACGGATGGGAAAATAAGGAAAATATTTCGTTTGGAATTTCATTATCAGCTATACCGGGACTAATCACAGAGCCATCAGATAAGATTACTTTGGAAAAACTTGCTCAAGGAGGATCATACGGTGAAAATATCAGTTTGCAAATTCCTAGTGACGCAAGTTTGGGAGTACATTATCTAAATTTAAAATACTCTCATGTTCTTGTTGCAAATAATGAAACACCAAAACCGCCTTTTTTTCATGACATTGCAATTCCTTTGACAATAAAGAAAGACCCAAGTGTAACAATTCACACAAAAATGCCTGAATCAATTTTTTCAAATGCCGAGTTTCCAATAGAAATTGAAGTATTATCAAAGGACATTGACATTACAAATGTTGGAATCAAGATTATCCCTCCAAAAGATATAGAATTTAGAGGAGAAACACTGCATACATTCTCAAATATTCAAAAAAACATGCCTATAGCAGTTACATCTCAAATCATTACACCAGTTAAAGAAGTCAATACAGAATACAAGCTTCCATTTCAAATCATTGTTACATATACAGATGATATAGGATTAGACAAAGAAGATTCGCAAACAGTCTCGGTGGTTTTACGACCTAGGACATTTATGGAATTAACCACAGACGGTGGAATTTGGATTGGCAGTTTTTTTATTGCTCCATATGTGAGTCTTGGAACAATTATTGGAATTCCTGCAGGAGCAATCATATCACTACTAATTAGGAAAAAACAGAATTCTAGTAAAAAACGAACAAAAAAGAAAAAACTCTAAGACTCTAATTTTTCTTTAATTTTTTGAATGTATTTCTCATTATATACATTGAATAGTTTTATTTTGTTTTGCGCCAAAGCCATAGCACCAGGTCTACTGTTAATGTGATCTTCAGCAATTTTTTGTTCTTTTAATAATTTTTCAAGATTGTCTTTTGAGGATGATTCTAGTTTGGAAAGTAAAGTTGTAAGTTCTTTTTCAAGATTGTCTTTGGTATTAGGAATTTCGGGTGGATCAGAGCCAATAATTTCCTTTGTAGTAATATTTCCAAATACTTTCTTGTCTAATTCAAGCAATAATAAAAAACAGAGAAAGTGGTATAAATTTTATTTTATAATTTTCCATACAAGTGAGTGCAGTGCAATCAAACGTTTTATCTTTTTGATAATTTTAGTCTTCATTAATGGCTTATTGTATAGGTGAATGTAAAAAATACAAGGCTCTCAAACCATTACAGATTGGCAGATATGCAGCTGGACAAAAAAGATGTAATTATTGTGAAATATTTGTAGAAATTGATGGAATTATTTGTCCATGCTGTAAAAGCCAGTTACGATGCTTACCTAGAAGTAGAAAAGGAAAAGAAAAATACCTTGCTCAAATTGTAAGATAAATCAATGAAAGATTAATTATTTTAAAAAAACTATATTTTAGATTTTTTCATGCCTAAGAATTAAAGTTCTATTTATAAGAAATCACTACAAGTAAGAATATGGCAATTCCAGCAGATGTTGAAGAGTATGTTGAAAAACATATCAAGTTAATGATTTCCCAGACTGAGACATATTTGCCATTTATCAAAGTTGCATTTCCATATTCAAATAATGTAGCAGATGGAGTTTACAGTCTAATTATTGGAAGTGCATTATCTGTATTTGTAAATCAATTTGCAATGAAAATGAAGTATCCAACTGCAGAAGATTTTACAGACTTTGGAAAGATTGCTATAAAATACAGAGATCAAGTAGACAAGTTTTTTACATAATTAGGCAAGTTCGCCTAAAAAATGAACAATATCATTAGTTACAACAACTGTTCTATCTTTTGGAACATGGTATAGTTTTTTTGAACCATTACTTGATTGAATTATAATTTTTGAGAATGGATCTTTGAGAGATTTGTAAAGAATGCCCTTTTCTCCAACTGATTGCGACCAATGAGTTCCTTGGACAAAAGATATTGTTTGAAATTTGACTACTTGATATGAGAAGACCATTTGCATTAATTGTTAATTATTGCACTCATTAAGGATTTTCCCCCAATTAATGCTGTAATTGATAAGCCAATATTTGCAATTATATTGATTACAAGTGCCCCATAGTGATTATTCTCAAGCAAATTGCTTGAATCAAGTGCAAATGATGACATTGTAGTAAGTGAACCGCAGAACCCTACTGCAGCAAAAAGAGAATATCTGCCATCAAGATTCCATTGTTCCGAAAATACTACAAATGCACCAAGGATAAATGCACCAATAACATTGACTATCAAAACATTGACAGGCAATGTATTGAAAAGTAAAGGAGATTCAGTAATTTTGTATCTTAGAAATGCTCCAAATACTGAACCAACTGCAAGAAAAACAAATTCTAAACCTTTCATCTATACCATCTAATTATTTGGCATTATTAGTGCTATTTGGGGGGGATTTGGGTAAATTCATACCTAATTTTGTTTTTTCAGAGATACATGTCTATGGTTTTTATAGGTTCAATTATTTTCCAGACTAAATGACCCTTAAACTAAGATGCAATGACTATGGTTTTGAATGTGAATTCATTCTAGATGAAGAGAAAACCGTAGGATTGATCGAAAAATTAAGAAATCATTTTGAAGAGGAACATGGAATCGATTATACAATTGAAGCAGTCACTCAAATGATTACAAACCGTGGACATTCTTTAGAATCAATAAAAAAATAGATTTTTCCTAAAAAAATATTTTTATTTTTAACATTTATTATATTGTGTATCGTATACGATTTAAGAACCAAACCAAGCAAAAATTCTAGGAATTTTTGGTTTGCAATGTTATGATCTTAATACAAAATTACCTGAAAGTATTTGTTTTTATTTGATAATCACTAATACTAACTAGTAGTGTTAGAAAATTATTCAAACGATTATGATGTCAAGTGTAAACTAGATACTTGCAAAACCTATCCTGCAATAACAGATTCTGAAAGAGGAGAAATTGTTTGTGGGGGATGCGGTCTTATTCTAGTGGAAAATATGTCTGATGCATCATATGAAAATAATGGTTACTCTCAGGAAGATTTTATGAAGTTAGCAAGAACAGGTCCTGCAACATCACTAACAATGAATGACAAGGGATTATCAACTGTAATTGGTACAAATAAAGATTCTACTGGAAAAGCATTATCCAACAAAACAAAATATGAATTCAATAGATTACGAACATGGGATCAGAGAAGTAAATCAAGAAAAACTGCTACATTAAGCAAGGCCTTTACATTACTTCACGGAATGAAAACAAAATTGGGAATTCCAGATAATGTTGTAGAAAATGCTGCCTATCTTTACAGAAAAGCAGTCAATGCAAAATTAACTAGAGGAAGAACCATGGCTTCATTGGTTTCTGCCTCATTGTATGCAGCATGTAGAGAAAATAATATTCCTAGAACATTAGATGATGTTGCTGAGGCTGGAAATGTAGAAAGAAGAATACTTTCCCGAGATTTAAGAACCATAATCAAAAAGCTTGAATTGAATCTTAATCAATATGACACTTCATCGTTTATCTCAAAAATTTCAAATAATATGAATTTGAAGGAGAAAACCAAACGAGATGCATTTGATATACTAAAGCGGTGCGAGAAGGAAGACATTACCGCTGGAAAACATCCTGTAGCACAAGCTGCTGCATCATTATATCTTGCATGTATAATGA
This window harbors:
- a CDS encoding winged helix-turn-helix domain-containing protein, translated to MSKQQYRSEMGIMGDILDVTADGGRSGIIVSAISRKANLSHYAVLDKCEKLVEAGLVESVKNDRNRVFLITEKGLQFFQEFKRFQGLVESMNLRY
- a CDS encoding transcriptional regulator, giving the protein MFDKFKNEGGEMVKENVNSEESVEADSTIESTSEIGIGELMGKRAKLEEAIDYVGLMIKNLKDKRTLLEKDIEEESVDIKNLKEKLQKVSEYIDEENRGIHELTKKRQQVENEADEVGSIINTLREKLSGVDKVIDDEGNRVKRIKESRESLTD
- a CDS encoding Snf7 family protein, with the protein product MPNLTKDWSKQPQPSISEKINDTIKPKGALKPRVQEGIKKLQNQIRKLDSMLTNLQERDAKLFQRIVDATQKHDTQTSKVLGNELAEVRKVTKILSSARIALEQIELRLTTCSDLGDTVVAIMPTMGLMKNLKSSLGKIMPGAEQEIGQMAEMLGGFMTESFSGDAAFGMDATTNAESESILKEAAAVAESSTGQMFPSVPTNTKEATSTKFY
- a CDS encoding SDR family NAD(P)-dependent oxidoreductase, whose amino-acid sequence is MKLSGKVAIVTGGSRGIGFATARILSENGATVVLTAKNQERLEKASSEIPNSLGIAADIKNKNDVKNVVSKTVAKFGQIDILVNNAGIFPKIKELHMIDEDEWNEILDVNLTGQFRFTKEAIPYLQKTSGSIINISSDAGLKAYQGFNADAYSATKAALILLTKCWALEYAKDKIRVNCICPGVVDTDMTKPFLKTQKDKEFMDNEHPIGRIGQPEEVGKAVLYFASDDASWTTGAILAVDGGESIK
- a CDS encoding 3'(2'),5'-bisphosphate nucleotidase CysQ family protein is translated as MKDIPIIDKIPELEIAIKAVEDAGKAILEIYQGNFESFTKSDDSPITEADIKSNNIIKEILSQTKYPILSEEDKDDLSRLSKDMIWIVDPLDGTSDFIDKTGEFTVMIGLIKNKKPILGIIGWPTEKTIFVAQKGSGAFRYSNGEWKKITVTKVADISKCRTVGSRHHLSDKEKAFIKKLGIEDFTSIGSSLKVGKISSGEAEAYITTTNKMKEWDSAASYCIISEAGGKMTDMLGNDITYNNKEVNHQNGILVTNGLIHDKIIDEFKKLE
- the cysC gene encoding adenylyl-sulfate kinase, whose translation is MKPFVLWMTGLPCSGKTTIVKDLQKDIPNLAMLDGDELREWFSPKDFSKAGRDEHNKKVAHLAKLLLNHGVPSVVSLVSPYSENRKNAREIINAGNQFAEVYVKCSLAKCEERDVKGMYAKARKGEIKGFTGIDDPYEAPEKADLVIDTENEPLSDSANKVKDFLKERNLL
- a CDS encoding hemerythrin domain-containing protein, producing MSATNQLRADHDQVRRLEKIVLKCSEELYKGTKIPFSDLTKITMIISEFIDSIHHSREEDSYFPCVASYDSLKEEIRKFMIEHEFGRNIARQISHHLKRWKEGEDAQEPVSRYLRTYAIFLNDHLTKENKFFDDAEANVLSQEEEIEMYEQYRSVFAIVKKVDEMIAEIDYLENQPWAKLT
- a CDS encoding cation:proton antiporter, with amino-acid sequence MSFIVLSVLQLFRGQIDGLETLFNFDSSSILTKITELQSSIAALSIQDGPIASAHVILLAAGVVIFLGVAGEAFFKKTGIPDVAFLMILGVIIGPVFGLIQPEAVIQVVPYFAALALIIIMFDGGLNLDIKHVIRTAHFSVTLAILGFILSVAIITFAAHFALGWLWLESILLGSIVGGSSSAIVFGLVRNIKISEETKSMLSFESALTDILATIIAFILFEAVLVGHFDLQTLEETLGRAVVVGLVLGFGVGIPWMYVSTKLGNAQHAYMLTLGVLFVLFFLANSFGESGALTALVFGLMIGNKRHLSKILRFKLPKIEMDDPTHNQLTFLVRSFFFVFVGLMASFGQVEYLIFGVLITIVIYFGRMFVGKITLTKKFSLLDKAVTNAMIPRGLAAAVLATYPITMGISNAEAYPQLVFFIILSSVIITTIGLGKSKKIPPPESVEGGFVKPTKGDSDEGIFTDDHIDKSVGGGFVKPTEDSQK
- a CDS encoding transcription initiation factor IIB; the protein is MVSKGKDLCPRCAQGKLVTDNESGEMFCSKCGFVITEKLQEAGPEWRSFTQDEGGNKARAGAPTSLTMHDMGLATIINPINKDASGRPLTASMKSTIERLRTWDSRSQVHEPVDRNFRQAFSELNRLKDKLAISDAVIEKAAYIYRKALEKGLVRGRSISALMASALYAACRDTETPRNLKDVEQAANIKRKDIARCYRLLVKELDLKMPVTDSIQCVARIASRIGIAEKTKRYATKVLKMAQDNEVSAGKDPMGLAAAALYLSCVKNGEDKTQRDIAEAANVTEVTIRNRYKGLKESLDL